In Gigantopelta aegis isolate Gae_Host unplaced genomic scaffold, Gae_host_genome ctg6595_pilon_pilon, whole genome shotgun sequence, the genomic stretch ATGTTCGTCAACAGCATACACATGAAATCAAACACtaaaagaaatgcaaatcaGGGTTATAGTTAGTAATTAGAATCGGTTTACTTGATTACAAACACTCAATTTTGTGAAATGATAAACTgtataccgtatatcgctgtgtattagccgactttttgatacaaaaattatcaagtcaaaggctggggtcggcttatctaaggagtcaatattttattggaaatgtaaagttagaatagtgacgtcacggctcgactcgatctattgtcattattatgctctgcatttccgctttcataaaggtttaatattgcattttaacacaagctattacaaacaaaagatattaaaattgtatatatatgttcatctttaataaatgttggtgtttaaaagttattagtaatatttatctgtttaaacaacaataaatggtgaccgatcaaaacaatttcggaaaacttcgcaggtcacgtgtcattacaaaactgcttactaaaccggtgaacatgttaattgttccagcttcatttgttttgtttgtcggcttgggattaatcgacatgggtggttgggtatggtagggtatagccgactagtaatgaaaagaccgattagcacaatcaacaatgcaaacagtcactgtgtttttaacgtgtggctgcaatcaagaatgtttaggtatatttcgctatcttggtacttatattttacgagaaataaattaaccggacaccgtttctataaatagaaataggctactgcttccggataagtttgctgtgacaaatgacgtttgaaagcagatgtactttgtcattttgtagaccacacagacatctgacttggttagttttatataggggggtcagcttatatacaaggtctataattttaaagccgatttggagggtgaaactagggggtcggctaatgcatggagtcggctaatacacagcgatatacggtacatCAACCTATAATTCACCTATTGTTACACCTATTGTAATTAAGCCATTCTTAAAAAAGCACAATTTGATGTTAAAGCTGAATACTGTATTTCCATTTCTTGTTATGTTTAGTATATCTGAAATTGGTTATTCTCACAGCTTGGAAGAGGCCATTTTTCTAAACATCCCAGATTTGATGATTTCGcttgttttgtaataattgttatcgTCAATAAGATGGATGCCACCGTCCGCGATCACGGTCGTTCCGGTGAGGAGTTCGGCAGCCCCTGTGACGAGGTATAAACAAATATGGCCGATGTCAGCTTTTGTTCCCACCCTCTGTACAGGAATCGCCTTTATATAGTCTTCAGTTATATAGTTGCCACCTGTAAATtcataataacattatataattgGTTTTAATAacacaagcattctgagagtactgctaattaaaaataatacatttatttcatttcaacttatttcatGCTTACAGGGGCCTAGCTTAggattttcaggtggtacgcagactttttcagcgatggaataaaacgccccccccccccccccccccactcacacaaaaaaataaaaaatacatttgtaatctcaggtggtacgcagctgTATACCTGCCTATATGGAAGCTAGGCCcctggtgcttatatccaattaaggttcaaaaatgctgtcctgagcacacacctcagctatctgggctgtctgtccaggaccgtGAGTTCTaaagttgttagtggttagtgagagagaagagggtgtagtggtcttacacctacccattgagtcattaaaactcactctaggtgggagccggtaccgggctgtgaaccctgtacctcccagccttatgtccgatggcttaaccacggcatcaccgaggccggtgaaagcAATATATGATCCCTACAGGGCTTTTAAGTTCAAAGGGGcataactctgtgaaacatggataaattccatttttgacagttatgtcCCTCGAATACAtttccatgaaagtcaaacttaatctggccacaactgtcaaaaatgggtaaatctaaaaaaaaattgaaaaaactatatggaacagacagacaaacagacagatggatagaaGGATGgtgacaaaacctatagtcccatcCAGTTCGACTGGTAGGGAATAAAAACactagtatatgtttaacagGCAGTGCCGGTGTAATAGCTCAAAATATACtccccgccaaactatacccggggttaaagtgggctagcctgttttatacccctaaccctaatcctcattttttattactaacctgtatacaaaataaataaataaataatctggactagagaggtatattctgggctagcctgttttataccccggaTTTATATAGGGGCAAAGGGCGCAATTGCCCCGGGCCACCCTGCCAGAGAGGCCCCCCCatactaaggacttcctttataaaaaaaatgtaataattataaatatatgttgaggggcccccgaacctaAAGTGCCCCGGGCCCCGGCCCCAgccccccaaggtctaaatccggccctgttCACAGGAAGCCATCATTATGCAAGTTTTATAAGAGCCCTTCTATTTTGAACTATACTAATAAAACTtgattatatattacatatatctataataattattgtttataataCATCAGTTTTGACACATAGTGATACATACACCATTTGGTCATAATACGGTGTCaacatgtattgtataattCACCAAAAGCAGGTAATAGTGTTACCTATACAATTACTAACCCccgttttttataatttttatgaacaTGTATCTTATAATTCACTAAAAGCAGTTATAGTAATAGTGCTATCTATAAAACCACTAACTTAATTTTGTAGTTTTCTGCATCAAGATTCGCCAAAAGCAGGTGATAGTGTTATCTTTACAACTACTAACCTAGTTTTCTATAACCTTCTGTGTCTTCAATAGGGCCTGGTGCCACACACATTACTCGAACCCCATTAAGGCCCCACTCAACTGCCATGTGTCGTGATAAGGCCTCTGCAATTAAAGTTGACAAATCATTAACACATTTATACcaaaaaaacatataaatcATGAATTTTAAATTTGATAGCTCCAAGCATTGTAATGGTCAACTGGATATATGGTTTCTGGGTGTTAATTCTGTTGCAGATGACCCACCCCTCTtcaaacaccactagaacacactgatttattgtgACATGTTGTCAGAagtaacccactacatttttaaattaccagtagcagaaagggatcttttacatggacaatcccacaggcagggcagcacatacctttgatataccagtcatgggacacttgTTCTTCAAACTGATGCATTTTTGTACAATCAAAGCCCAATTTAAGCCCAATTTTGggtaagaaaaaaccc encodes the following:
- the LOC121366677 gene encoding peroxisomal 2,4-dienoyl-CoA reductase [(3E)-enoyl-CoA-producing]-like, encoding NHGGVIINITATLHLRGTGFQAHAGPAKAAIEALSRHMAVEWGLNGVRVMCVAPGPIEDTEGYRKLGGNYITEDYIKAIPVQRVGTKADIGHICLYLVTGAAELLTGTTVIADGGIHLIDDNNYYKTSEIIKSGMFRKMASSKL